A single Deinococcus misasensis DSM 22328 DNA region contains:
- a CDS encoding potassium channel family protein, whose protein sequence is MTFTILGLVLLVLLAWDVFATVFIPRGLSGPFTQNSHHLIWKVWRHWNRAGTKGARRRLSRLGPLLVVLTVVGWALLLWLGFALVFYPCVDRFYYVDEPPSRWVTAFYVSGYSVTTLGVGDIVPKDGIMRMVTVVAAGSGFILISVAVTYLLSFYAALGRVTALAYEIHRFLGKSDGMNAAHVVRTAVQADCVDELKNWLAGIGTTLSEVLMAEQQYTLLNYFHEPDDMALPVALTHVLELTTLCRSMLAPEEHNSLANGLVTAGTERLTRGYFETLAQKFMPVVVTPEKVEQAREVHFAHAWQELERAGIPLREREEAWSIYKTMRQGWDVPCHKIRVLFGYPGLPEVL, encoded by the coding sequence ATGACTTTTACAATTCTGGGTCTGGTGCTGCTGGTGTTGCTGGCATGGGACGTTTTTGCCACGGTGTTCATTCCCAGAGGCCTCTCTGGCCCATTCACCCAGAATTCGCACCATTTGATCTGGAAGGTCTGGCGACACTGGAACCGTGCAGGCACCAAAGGGGCACGTCGACGCCTTTCACGGTTGGGACCCTTGCTGGTGGTCTTGACGGTGGTGGGCTGGGCTCTGTTGTTGTGGCTGGGCTTTGCGCTGGTTTTTTATCCCTGTGTGGACCGCTTTTATTATGTCGATGAGCCCCCGTCCAGATGGGTCACGGCTTTTTACGTGAGTGGATACAGTGTGACGACGCTGGGTGTGGGAGACATTGTTCCCAAAGACGGCATCATGCGCATGGTGACGGTGGTGGCTGCGGGAAGCGGGTTCATCCTGATCAGTGTGGCGGTGACCTATCTGCTGTCGTTTTATGCGGCTCTGGGTCGGGTGACGGCTCTGGCTTACGAGATCCACCGGTTTCTCGGGAAGTCCGACGGCATGAATGCGGCCCATGTGGTCCGAACAGCTGTACAGGCAGACTGTGTGGACGAACTGAAAAACTGGTTGGCGGGCATCGGCACCACCCTTTCAGAGGTCCTCATGGCCGAGCAGCAATACACCCTCTTGAATTACTTCCATGAACCAGATGACATGGCTTTGCCTGTGGCCCTGACCCATGTGCTGGAACTCACCACCCTTTGCAGGTCCATGCTGGCACCAGAGGAGCACAACAGTCTGGCAAATGGTCTGGTGACGGCGGGAACCGAGCGTTTGACCCGGGGTTATTTTGAGACCCTTGCTCAAAAGTTCATGCCTGTGGTTGTCACCCCCGAAAAGGTAGAACAGGCCAGAGAAGTGCATTTTGCACATGCATGGCAGGAGTTGGAGCGTGCAGGCATTCCCCTCAGAGAGAGGGAAGAAGCATGGTCCATCTACAAGACAATGCGGCAGGGATGGGATGTTCCCTGCCACAAGATCCGGGTGTTGTTTGGTTATCCGGGTTTGCCTGAAGTGCTGTGA
- a CDS encoding TerB family tellurite resistance protein yields MTPHLAFAVAMIYMMAADGEFQNEEVGHLLSVLGGESSNGTISVGYNNKQLLDRAFKYAQKHSLQDFIQQAAPILTDAQKICILTNLADSLLADGKVHPSEQRMFDYILAGFGVSEQIFRPYFQVLAIKNDRTVFTNQSHPYNSPQHSVDLSKMN; encoded by the coding sequence ATGACCCCCCATCTGGCTTTTGCAGTGGCCATGATTTACATGATGGCTGCCGACGGCGAATTCCAGAACGAAGAAGTGGGCCACCTGTTGTCTGTGCTGGGCGGAGAATCTTCCAACGGCACCATCAGCGTGGGCTACAACAACAAACAACTGCTGGACCGGGCCTTCAAATATGCCCAGAAACACAGCTTGCAAGACTTCATTCAGCAAGCTGCCCCCATCCTGACCGACGCACAGAAAATCTGCATCCTCACCAACCTCGCAGATTCTTTGCTCGCAGACGGCAAAGTGCACCCCTCAGAGCAACGCATGTTCGATTACATTTTGGCTGGCTTTGGGGTCAGTGAGCAGATTTTCCGCCCTTACTTTCAGGTGCTGGCCATCAAGAACGACCGCACGGTTTTCACCAACCAGAGCCACCCTTACAACAGCCCACAGCACAGTGTGGACCTCAGCAAAATGAACTGA
- the glyA gene encoding serine hydroxymethyltransferase, with protein MTQTTVKDTKIFELIEQERQRQIHGLELIASENFTSAAVREAAGSVLTNKYAEGYPGKRWYGGCEVVDQVEQLAIDRIKELFGAEWANVQPHSGSSANLAVYKALLQEGDTVLGMDLSHGGHLTHGNKANFSGLSYTMVAYKVDPNTELIDMEEVRRLALEHKPRMIIAGASAYSRIIDFEAFGKIAEEVGAYLFCDIAHIAGLVAAGLHPNPTPYAHVVTSTTHKTLRGPRGGVIFSRDAELGAKIDRAVFPGYQGGPLEHVIAAKAVAFYEALQPEFKAYGVQVIKNAQALAGEFVKRGYRVVSGGTDNHLFILDLRPLGINGTKATKLLDANHITISKSTLPYDTEKIMHGGGIRIGTPAVTTRGMKESDMATIASLIDRALKGEDVQQEVHGFASRFPLP; from the coding sequence ATGACGCAGACCACCGTAAAAGACACCAAGATTTTTGAACTGATCGAGCAGGAACGTCAGAGACAGATCCACGGGCTGGAACTGATCGCCTCAGAAAACTTCACCTCTGCTGCAGTGCGCGAAGCTGCCGGAAGCGTGCTCACCAACAAATACGCCGAAGGCTACCCCGGCAAGCGCTGGTACGGTGGCTGTGAAGTCGTGGACCAGGTGGAACAACTGGCCATCGACCGCATCAAAGAACTGTTCGGTGCCGAATGGGCCAATGTGCAACCCCACTCTGGCTCCAGTGCCAACCTTGCCGTGTACAAAGCCCTCCTGCAAGAAGGGGACACCGTGCTGGGCATGGACCTCTCCCACGGCGGACACCTGACCCACGGCAACAAGGCCAACTTCTCCGGCCTGAGCTACACCATGGTCGCTTACAAAGTGGACCCCAACACCGAACTGATCGACATGGAAGAAGTGCGCCGTCTGGCTCTGGAGCACAAACCCAGAATGATCATCGCCGGGGCCAGCGCTTACTCCCGCATCATCGACTTCGAAGCTTTCGGCAAAATTGCAGAAGAAGTTGGGGCTTACCTGTTCTGTGACATCGCCCACATCGCTGGACTCGTGGCTGCGGGACTGCACCCCAACCCCACCCCTTACGCCCACGTGGTCACCTCTACCACACACAAAACCCTGCGGGGTCCCCGTGGTGGTGTGATCTTCAGCCGTGACGCAGAACTTGGTGCCAAAATCGACCGTGCTGTGTTCCCTGGTTATCAGGGTGGCCCTCTGGAGCACGTGATTGCTGCCAAGGCTGTGGCCTTCTACGAAGCCCTGCAACCCGAGTTCAAAGCTTACGGCGTGCAGGTCATCAAAAACGCACAGGCCCTTGCCGGTGAATTTGTGAAGCGTGGCTACCGTGTGGTCAGTGGTGGCACCGACAACCACCTCTTCATTCTGGACCTGCGTCCTCTGGGCATCAACGGCACCAAAGCCACCAAACTGCTGGACGCCAACCACATCACCATCTCCAAATCCACCCTCCCTTACGACACCGAGAAAATCATGCACGGGGGCGGCATCCGCATCGGAACCCCTGCCGTCACCACCCGTGGCATGAAAGAAAGCGACATGGCCACCATCGCTTCCCTGATTGACCGTGCCCTGAAAGGCGAAGACGTGCAGCAAGAAGTGCATGGGTTCGCCAGCCGTTTCCCCCTGCCTTAA
- a CDS encoding ZIP family metal transporter, whose protein sequence is MVPMWLQAGLWGLLSGSALLVGAVLGYFTRIPQRVVAAIMAFGSGVLISALSFELMEESFEKGGFLATAAGFLAGAVIFTFANQRLAQSGAKHRKRTDKQPSEKENAGSGMAIAVGALIDGIPESIVIGLSLLEGGKVSLVAVIAIFLSNIPESLSSSTGMKQAGRSRAYVFGIWGAIALISGIAALLGYSVFQHFSNEVIAATTAIAAGGILAMLVETMIPEAFEVVHDYSGLFTVLGFLCSFVLSKLG, encoded by the coding sequence ATGGTTCCGATGTGGTTGCAAGCAGGATTGTGGGGTTTGCTGTCAGGATCTGCACTGCTTGTCGGTGCAGTGTTGGGTTATTTCACACGCATTCCGCAACGTGTGGTGGCGGCCATCATGGCTTTTGGCAGTGGCGTGCTCATTTCAGCCCTCTCGTTTGAATTGATGGAAGAATCTTTTGAAAAAGGAGGTTTTCTGGCCACCGCTGCAGGTTTTCTGGCAGGCGCAGTGATTTTCACCTTTGCCAACCAGAGGCTTGCCCAGAGCGGAGCCAAACACCGCAAACGCACCGACAAACAACCCTCCGAAAAGGAAAATGCGGGCAGTGGAATGGCCATCGCTGTGGGGGCCCTGATTGATGGAATTCCCGAGTCCATCGTGATCGGCCTGAGCCTTTTGGAAGGTGGAAAAGTCAGTCTGGTGGCCGTGATTGCCATCTTTCTGTCCAACATCCCGGAAAGCCTTTCCAGCAGCACCGGAATGAAACAAGCCGGACGTTCCAGAGCTTACGTTTTTGGCATCTGGGGAGCCATCGCCCTGATCTCTGGCATTGCAGCTTTGCTGGGTTACAGTGTCTTTCAGCATTTTTCCAACGAAGTGATCGCAGCCACCACAGCCATTGCTGCAGGTGGCATTCTGGCGATGCTGGTGGAAACCATGATTCCGGAGGCTTTCGAGGTGGTCCACGATTACTCTGGCCTGTTCACGGTGCTGGGCTTTCTGTGCTCTTTTGTGCTCTCCAAACTGGGGTGA
- a CDS encoding PQQ-binding-like beta-propeller repeat protein — MESIHLPDRYQLQACIGEGGSALVYRALDHHLGREVAVKVLHDYVIPADRHRFEREIRTLAKLIHPNVVTIYDLGHTEDRRLFFTMQLLNGGAFHEVGPLEGTPESFERFFRVSRAVLYGLEYMHERGMIHRDLTPHNILFGADGLPRIMDFGLVYASQDVTRDLTRTGYTLGTPHYMAPEQARGGVVGPHSDIYAFGAVMYRALTGQVPFEGDNDQAVLYQHVYEPPVHPSEVNPAVPEPLAEAVLKFLEKDHKKRPMSGSAAISVIEEARDCLLRNTIPGQYRGGLARAGYHPGGPTFTRPLKSLWSVRLGTDVSWPSAVIGDRDFIAVGTRKGTVAVYEHTGRKHAEYSARDEVTAPVTLEGDRLVYGSWDGVVRSVDVRTGIEHWRHQARSEITTAPTRFGDLYFVAARDGHLHALHHKTGEMKWAFKTQSPLAGSPTIWASTVMLADEEGWVYGLDASTGKSLWKLQLSSVHATPVAAPISRDQLMLLVPTWEGELHALKLTLQNGRYMPNPEDVLEWTYDLEGEVWCSPAVHQGRVYMGSWAGQLYALDLHTGDDLWTCSVGSRITASPVVSSGVVYVCSEDGDLLALNEKTGDLVWKIKSPSGIQATPLLTDSTLYVAFMDGTLTAFR, encoded by the coding sequence GTGGAGTCCATTCACCTCCCTGACCGTTACCAACTACAGGCATGCATCGGAGAGGGTGGCAGTGCTCTGGTTTACCGTGCGCTGGACCACCACCTCGGGCGTGAGGTGGCCGTCAAGGTGCTGCACGATTACGTGATTCCCGCAGACCGGCACCGCTTTGAACGGGAAATCCGCACGCTGGCCAAGCTGATCCATCCCAATGTGGTGACCATTTACGACCTCGGGCACACCGAAGACCGCAGGTTGTTTTTCACCATGCAACTCCTGAATGGGGGGGCTTTCCACGAAGTGGGTCCTCTGGAAGGCACCCCCGAGTCCTTCGAACGGTTTTTTCGGGTGTCCAGAGCCGTGCTGTACGGTCTGGAATACATGCACGAACGGGGCATGATTCACCGGGACCTCACCCCACACAACATCCTGTTTGGGGCAGATGGTTTGCCTCGCATCATGGATTTTGGTCTGGTGTATGCCTCGCAGGATGTGACCCGCGACCTCACCCGCACCGGGTATACGCTCGGGACGCCCCATTACATGGCCCCTGAGCAGGCCAGAGGAGGGGTGGTCGGACCGCACAGCGACATTTACGCTTTTGGGGCGGTCATGTACCGTGCCCTGACCGGACAGGTGCCGTTCGAGGGAGACAACGATCAGGCCGTGCTCTACCAGCACGTTTACGAACCTCCTGTCCATCCCAGTGAAGTGAACCCTGCGGTTCCAGAGCCTCTGGCGGAAGCGGTCCTCAAGTTTCTGGAAAAAGACCACAAGAAACGGCCCATGAGCGGTTCTGCGGCCATCTCGGTCATTGAAGAGGCCAGAGACTGCCTGCTTCGGAACACCATCCCCGGACAGTACCGTGGCGGACTTGCCCGGGCAGGGTACCATCCCGGCGGTCCCACCTTCACCCGGCCCCTGAAATCGCTCTGGTCGGTTCGATTGGGAACGGATGTGTCATGGCCTTCAGCGGTCATCGGAGACCGGGATTTCATTGCGGTGGGCACCCGAAAAGGCACCGTCGCTGTGTACGAACACACGGGTCGCAAGCATGCCGAATACAGCGCCAGAGACGAAGTCACTGCACCCGTCACCCTTGAAGGGGACCGACTGGTGTACGGCTCATGGGATGGGGTGGTCCGTTCGGTGGATGTGCGAACCGGCATCGAGCACTGGCGGCATCAGGCCCGCAGTGAAATCACCACTGCGCCCACCCGTTTCGGAGACCTGTACTTTGTGGCTGCCAGAGACGGCCACCTGCATGCCCTGCACCACAAAACCGGAGAAATGAAATGGGCCTTCAAAACCCAGAGCCCTCTGGCCGGAAGCCCCACCATCTGGGCCAGCACGGTCATGCTCGCCGATGAAGAAGGCTGGGTGTATGGACTGGACGCCAGCACCGGAAAATCGCTCTGGAAGCTGCAACTCAGCAGTGTTCACGCCACTCCGGTGGCTGCGCCCATTTCTCGGGACCAACTGATGCTGCTCGTTCCCACCTGGGAAGGTGAACTGCACGCCCTCAAACTGACCTTGCAAAACGGCAGGTACATGCCCAACCCCGAGGATGTCCTCGAATGGACCTACGATCTGGAAGGCGAAGTCTGGTGCAGCCCGGCGGTCCATCAGGGAAGGGTGTACATGGGCTCATGGGCGGGTCAGTTGTATGCCCTGGATTTGCACACGGGCGATGACCTATGGACCTGCTCCGTCGGTTCCCGAATCACTGCCAGTCCGGTGGTGTCCTCTGGGGTGGTTTACGTTTGCAGTGAAGATGGAGACCTGCTTGCCTTAAACGAAAAAACCGGAGATTTGGTCTGGAAGATCAAAAGCCCGAGCGGCATTCAGGCCACCCCCCTGCTCACCGATTCCACCCTTTACGTGGCGTTCATGGACGGCACGCTCACCGCATTCCGCTGA
- a CDS encoding YifB family Mg chelatase-like AAA ATPase encodes MLAQVSSVSLMGVDALLVTVETDVSSGLPAFNLVGLPDQAVSESRERIRAAIRNSGLSFPISRITVNLAPADLRKEGPLFDLPMALGLLMAQGLLPQNALQDYLVAGELALDGSLRSVPGMINMALLARQMGKKVMLPYLNAPEAAILDDLEVYAPHTLLEAVQHLNGQKPLEATPRPEPEPLEQALLCISDIKGQTQAKRTLEIAIAGGHNLLMVGSPGSGKTMLSRRSASLLPPLTDEEALEVTRIHSAAGQLGARGLITRPPFRAPHHTVSDAGLIGGGSIPKPGEVSLAHYGLLFLDEFPEFNRKSLETLRQPLEDGIVQISRARASVTYPARFQLIAAMNPCPCGWAGDSEKPCTCTPAERSRYMSRISGPLLDRIDLVVTVPRLTIEELNRAPEGEKTLVVRERIARARSLMQQRQGMRNATLVGQKLREVTRMSEAASSFLMAVSQQLSLTGRGYDRLLRVARTIADLASSEDIQQVHVAEAVAYRPRALEVV; translated from the coding sequence ATGTTAGCCCAGGTGAGCAGTGTTTCTTTGATGGGTGTGGATGCCCTTCTGGTGACCGTGGAAACCGACGTGTCCTCGGGCCTCCCTGCCTTCAATCTGGTGGGGTTGCCGGATCAGGCGGTCTCCGAGTCCAGAGAGCGCATCCGCGCAGCCATCCGCAACAGTGGATTATCTTTCCCGATTTCTAGAATCACAGTTAATCTGGCCCCCGCAGACCTTCGCAAAGAAGGCCCCCTGTTTGACCTTCCGATGGCCCTCGGGCTTTTGATGGCGCAGGGATTGCTGCCCCAGAATGCCTTGCAGGACTATCTGGTGGCCGGAGAATTGGCCCTTGATGGCAGCCTCAGGTCGGTGCCCGGCATGATCAACATGGCCCTGTTGGCAAGGCAGATGGGCAAAAAAGTGATGCTTCCCTACCTGAATGCCCCAGAGGCTGCAATTCTGGACGATCTGGAGGTTTACGCCCCCCACACCTTGCTGGAAGCCGTCCAGCACCTGAACGGTCAGAAACCTCTGGAAGCCACCCCCAGACCTGAGCCGGAACCTCTGGAACAGGCGCTTTTGTGCATCAGTGACATCAAAGGCCAGACGCAGGCCAAACGGACCCTTGAAATTGCGATTGCCGGAGGGCACAACCTCCTGATGGTCGGCAGTCCCGGCAGTGGCAAAACCATGCTGTCCAGACGCTCAGCCAGTTTGCTTCCCCCCCTGACCGATGAAGAGGCATTGGAAGTCACCCGGATTCACAGTGCAGCAGGTCAACTCGGGGCCAGAGGCCTCATCACCCGACCCCCCTTCCGTGCCCCGCACCACACCGTCAGCGATGCAGGTTTGATTGGGGGGGGTAGCATCCCCAAGCCCGGTGAAGTCAGCCTTGCCCATTACGGCCTGCTCTTTCTGGACGAGTTCCCCGAGTTCAACCGCAAGAGCCTCGAAACCCTCCGGCAACCTCTGGAAGACGGCATCGTGCAAATTTCCCGTGCCAGAGCCAGCGTCACCTATCCAGCCCGTTTTCAACTGATTGCTGCCATGAACCCCTGCCCCTGCGGATGGGCTGGAGACTCCGAAAAACCCTGCACCTGCACGCCAGCAGAGCGCTCCCGCTACATGTCCCGCATCTCTGGCCCCTTGCTGGACCGCATCGATCTGGTCGTGACGGTGCCCAGACTGACCATCGAAGAACTCAACCGTGCTCCAGAAGGTGAAAAAACTTTGGTGGTCCGTGAACGCATCGCCAGAGCCCGGTCCCTCATGCAGCAACGTCAGGGCATGCGAAATGCCACTCTGGTGGGTCAGAAACTCCGCGAAGTCACCCGAATGTCCGAAGCGGCCTCCAGTTTCCTGATGGCTGTCAGCCAGCAACTCTCTCTGACCGGACGCGGTTATGATCGCCTCCTGAGGGTGGCCCGCACCATCGCAGACCTTGCAAGCAGCGAAGACATCCAGCAGGTGCATGTGGCAGAAGCTGTGGCGTATCGGCCAAGGGCTCTGGAAGTGGTGTAA
- a CDS encoding class I SAM-dependent methyltransferase, with protein MYSKTAQFYDAIHSFKDYHTEAFLVQKLIRQHGNGGKRLLEGACGTGGHLKFFTDFQAEAFDLDPNMVDIARQNAPRAKVFVGDLADFELGQKYDVILCLFSSIGYVQTLERLQATLNNFKKHLAPNGVVLVEPWLTPQEFVVDPPAVHVREVMLRDIKVCRMHIPERRGNQSIIKFHYMIGTPQGIDVHQEEHVLGLFSPAEMQQAFQKAGLKAKFEAHAFMARGVWIAHHA; from the coding sequence ATGTACTCCAAAACCGCCCAGTTCTACGACGCCATCCACAGTTTCAAGGACTACCACACCGAGGCTTTTCTGGTTCAGAAGCTCATTCGGCAGCATGGCAATGGTGGAAAACGCCTGCTGGAAGGGGCTTGTGGAACCGGAGGACACCTCAAATTCTTCACGGATTTTCAGGCTGAGGCTTTTGATCTGGACCCCAACATGGTGGACATCGCCCGCCAGAATGCCCCCAGAGCGAAAGTGTTTGTCGGTGACCTTGCCGATTTTGAGCTGGGTCAGAAATACGATGTGATCCTGTGTCTGTTCAGCAGCATCGGGTATGTGCAAACGCTGGAACGGTTGCAGGCCACCCTGAACAATTTCAAAAAGCATCTGGCTCCCAATGGGGTGGTTCTGGTGGAACCGTGGCTCACCCCTCAGGAATTCGTGGTGGACCCTCCAGCAGTGCATGTGCGTGAAGTGATGCTGCGCGACATCAAGGTGTGCCGCATGCACATCCCCGAACGCAGGGGCAACCAGAGCATCATCAAATTCCATTACATGATCGGGACGCCGCAAGGTATTGATGTGCATCAGGAGGAGCATGTGCTTGGGTTGTTTTCACCTGCTGAGATGCAGCAGGCTTTTCAGAAAGCCGGTCTGAAAGCAAAGTTTGAAGCGCATGCCTTCATGGCCAGAGGGGTCTGGATCGCGCACCACGCCTGA
- a CDS encoding MbtH family protein: MYEKEDQTLYMVVVNHEEQYSIWPAEREIPLGWTDTGFHGPKPECLRHIAEVWTDMRPKSLRDKMKEMEQQGSGQP, encoded by the coding sequence ATGTATGAAAAAGAAGACCAGACCCTTTACATGGTGGTGGTGAACCACGAGGAGCAGTACAGCATCTGGCCAGCAGAACGTGAAATCCCTCTGGGCTGGACGGACACCGGCTTTCATGGACCAAAGCCAGAGTGTCTGCGGCACATTGCAGAGGTCTGGACCGACATGCGTCCCAAGAGCCTGAGGGACAAGATGAAGGAAATGGAACAACAGGGCTCAGGACAACCCTGA
- a CDS encoding FAD-binding oxidoreductase produces MTQPLTQKAQLTGRILTPRDPGWNEAREGFAAWAPYDRQEPITVVFCQDSEDVQNAIRYVRENHLPFRVRAGRHNYEAYSSLVKGGVIIDVSDINFVRVSSDAGVARIGAGIAMVDMFEDLGEVGVTLPGATGASVGLAGLTLGGGFGVTSRKWGLMCDNLLEVKIVDAQGNLLTASETENPDLFWACRGGGGGNFGIATEFTFKVHPVGNVVLFEVNYLWETFEAVVDAFQHWAPTTDDSISSILMLAVPHTVSQQAPKIVKLYGQYTPDSDAQLPLIQELLAPMLQVPPISINIQTLPSLMATRVMLGVNPVNPMWNINPHTDQQIFKSTSGVVNQILPMEAISLMKKHLDEVPLLSSLPSQPSMVQLLGGGGAVGRVAKDATAMYYRDAKFVIQFDAYWTAPQDGAKTIAWAEEFRVAMLPYTVGAYVNYVDHYIKDYLKAYYAENLPRLVAVKKQYDPENFFKFPQSIPTHL; encoded by the coding sequence ATGACCCAGCCCTTGACCCAGAAAGCGCAGTTGACCGGACGCATCTTGACCCCCAGAGACCCCGGATGGAATGAGGCCCGAGAAGGTTTTGCTGCATGGGCACCGTATGACCGTCAAGAGCCGATCACGGTGGTGTTCTGTCAGGATTCCGAAGATGTGCAAAACGCCATCCGTTATGTGCGTGAGAACCATCTTCCTTTCCGTGTGCGTGCCGGACGCCACAATTACGAGGCGTACTCCTCTCTGGTGAAAGGAGGGGTGATCATTGATGTCTCGGACATCAACTTTGTGCGGGTGTCCAGCGATGCAGGGGTGGCCCGCATTGGTGCAGGCATCGCCATGGTGGACATGTTTGAAGACCTCGGAGAGGTGGGGGTCACCTTGCCGGGGGCAACCGGGGCATCGGTGGGACTGGCAGGTTTGACCCTCGGGGGTGGATTTGGGGTCACGTCCCGCAAGTGGGGCTTGATGTGTGACAACCTGCTTGAGGTCAAAATTGTGGATGCCCAGGGCAACCTTTTGACCGCCAGCGAAACCGAAAACCCCGATCTGTTCTGGGCGTGCCGGGGTGGAGGAGGGGGCAATTTCGGGATCGCCACGGAATTCACCTTCAAAGTGCATCCGGTGGGCAATGTGGTGCTGTTCGAGGTGAATTACCTCTGGGAGACCTTTGAAGCTGTTGTAGACGCTTTCCAGCACTGGGCTCCCACCACCGATGACAGCATCTCCAGCATCCTGATGCTTGCTGTGCCACACACGGTTTCCCAGCAGGCTCCCAAAATCGTCAAACTGTACGGCCAGTACACCCCGGACAGCGATGCTCAACTTCCGCTCATTCAGGAATTGCTGGCCCCAATGTTGCAGGTGCCACCCATTTCCATCAACATCCAGACTTTGCCTTCCCTGATGGCCACCCGAGTCATGCTGGGGGTCAATCCAGTGAATCCCATGTGGAACATCAACCCACACACCGACCAGCAGATTTTCAAGAGCACCTCTGGGGTGGTGAACCAGATTCTGCCGATGGAAGCCATTTCACTCATGAAAAAGCATCTGGACGAGGTACCCTTGCTGTCCAGTCTGCCCAGCCAACCTTCGATGGTGCAGTTGTTGGGTGGAGGGGGTGCAGTCGGTCGGGTGGCGAAAGATGCCACCGCCATGTATTACCGGGATGCCAAATTTGTGATCCAGTTTGATGCGTACTGGACGGCCCCTCAGGACGGTGCAAAAACCATTGCTTGGGCCGAGGAATTCCGTGTGGCCATGCTTCCTTACACAGTCGGTGCCTACGTGAATTACGTGGACCACTACATCAAGGATTACCTGAAGGCTTACTACGCCGAGAACCTGCCCCGTCTGGTGGCGGTCAAGAAGCAATACGACCCAGAGAATTTTTTCAAATTTCCCCAGAGCATTCCCACCCACCTTTGA